The following coding sequences lie in one Myxococcus virescens genomic window:
- a CDS encoding RNA polymerase sigma factor, whose amino-acid sequence MGASEGLTDWVRRAAHGEASAYSEIYRRTRPLVARLVGGFAQLDSDEVEDVIQETFVRAFRALPRLKEPGAFESWLLSIARNRARTRLERKSSTRRLEEDVADPEPEPVPHIPEALQLERDIEVVRRLIAELPEGEEKRTVHLFYVEGELSAREIAEKLGVGKSAVTMRLERFRSRIKRELLRRVLAGRWE is encoded by the coding sequence GTGGGTGCGTCGGAGGGACTGACGGATTGGGTGCGGCGGGCAGCGCATGGGGAGGCGTCTGCCTATAGCGAAATCTACCGGCGCACACGCCCCCTCGTGGCGCGGCTGGTGGGCGGTTTCGCCCAGCTGGACTCGGATGAGGTGGAGGACGTCATCCAGGAGACCTTCGTCCGGGCGTTCCGGGCGCTCCCGAGGCTGAAGGAGCCGGGGGCCTTCGAGTCATGGCTGCTGTCCATTGCCCGAAACCGGGCCCGGACGCGGCTGGAGCGGAAGTCCAGTACCCGGCGGCTGGAGGAGGACGTGGCGGACCCGGAACCGGAACCGGTCCCCCACATTCCCGAGGCGCTGCAACTGGAGCGTGACATCGAGGTGGTGCGGCGACTCATCGCGGAGCTGCCCGAGGGCGAGGAGAAACGGACGGTGCACCTCTTCTACGTGGAGGGTGAGCTGTCCGCGCGGGAGATTGCGGAGAAGCTGGGCGTGGGAAAAAGCGCGGTGACGATGCGGCTGGAGCGGTTCCGGTCTCGAATCAAGCGCGAGCTGCTGCGGCGAGTCCTCGCCGGCCGGTGGGAGTGA
- a CDS encoding carboxypeptidase regulatory-like domain-containing protein, whose product MRSTIHIAVATLVACCAAGCGNLENAPFRVGTVHGQLTESDPAVAMVSLVGQPGVSSPVDADGRFTLEDVPTGMAELFIIATTEKAARVQVRVLGGQSVQVQPVAPTSAGFLDLHVKTTNGFRLTAAEASVEGTPFQRLLLDAKGRLRVGPLPDGCYTVTVTALGFPATQVQDCAGPGEKKELKVDLVVDESLLEQGCQEIGCEEGLVCAPNKKCLECFGNSHCGEGLTCKGNRCEGPGPLCAPCTGDWQCAAGTYCEVLPEGSAACATRCGGDDDAPPSVQALPDDVGSAQCAPGFTCQSGRCLPDAANFAGCHALRRMDAPCTDDASCHELGLLEGRCVSGACTAPCATDLDCPGSRRCVDSSAGRVCQAGT is encoded by the coding sequence ATGCGCTCGACGATTCACATCGCGGTAGCCACCCTCGTGGCCTGCTGCGCCGCGGGCTGCGGCAACCTGGAGAACGCCCCCTTCCGGGTGGGCACCGTGCATGGGCAGCTCACGGAGAGCGACCCTGCGGTAGCCATGGTGTCGCTGGTGGGCCAACCCGGCGTGAGCAGCCCTGTCGACGCGGACGGGCGCTTCACCCTGGAAGACGTCCCCACGGGGATGGCGGAGCTCTTCATCATCGCCACGACCGAAAAGGCCGCCCGCGTCCAGGTGCGGGTATTGGGAGGCCAGTCCGTCCAGGTGCAACCGGTGGCGCCCACGTCCGCGGGCTTCCTCGACTTGCACGTGAAGACGACCAACGGCTTCCGGCTGACCGCGGCGGAGGCGTCCGTGGAGGGCACGCCCTTCCAGCGGCTGCTGCTGGACGCGAAGGGGCGGCTGCGCGTGGGGCCCCTTCCGGACGGCTGCTACACGGTGACGGTGACGGCCCTGGGCTTTCCAGCCACCCAGGTGCAGGACTGCGCGGGCCCGGGCGAGAAGAAGGAGCTCAAGGTCGACCTGGTGGTGGACGAGTCGCTCCTCGAACAGGGCTGCCAAGAGATTGGCTGCGAGGAAGGCCTGGTGTGCGCGCCGAACAAGAAGTGCCTGGAGTGCTTCGGCAACTCGCACTGCGGCGAGGGATTGACCTGCAAGGGCAACCGCTGCGAGGGCCCCGGTCCCCTGTGCGCGCCCTGCACGGGCGACTGGCAATGCGCCGCTGGGACGTACTGCGAGGTGCTCCCCGAAGGAAGCGCCGCGTGCGCCACCCGGTGCGGCGGCGACGATGACGCTCCCCCCTCCGTCCAGGCGCTGCCGGACGACGTTGGGTCGGCCCAGTGCGCGCCGGGCTTCACCTGCCAGTCCGGGCGGTGCCTGCCCGATGCCGCGAACTTCGCGGGCTGCCATGCCCTGCGGCGGATGGACGCGCCCTGCACCGACGACGCGAGCTGCCACGAACTGGGACTGCTCGAAGGGCGCTGTGTCAGCGGGGCCTGCACGGCGCCCTGCGCAACGGACCTCGACTGCCCGGGCAGCCGGCGGTGCGTGGATTCATCGGCGGGCCGCGTCTGCCAGGCCGGGACGTGA
- a CDS encoding chalcone isomerase family protein: MKATLTAVVLSLMFAAPAFAKEVAGVKYPETASVAGKELKLNGVGLRSKLVFKVYTAGLYLETPSKDGAAIISSDQIKRVRMYMLRDLDKKTIVDAIGDGFKKNAGSKLPELQPKLDTFNAAIPDVKKGDELILTYIPGQGTQVSSKTGKEISVEGKDFSDALFSVFVGKSPVDGSLRDGMLGKD, encoded by the coding sequence ATGAAAGCCACGCTGACCGCCGTCGTGCTGTCCCTGATGTTCGCCGCTCCGGCCTTCGCCAAGGAGGTCGCGGGGGTGAAGTACCCGGAGACCGCGTCCGTTGCCGGCAAGGAGCTGAAGCTCAACGGCGTGGGCCTGCGCAGCAAGCTGGTGTTCAAGGTCTACACGGCGGGGCTCTACCTGGAGACGCCGTCCAAGGATGGCGCCGCCATCATCAGCTCGGACCAGATCAAGCGCGTGCGCATGTACATGCTGCGGGACCTGGACAAGAAGACCATCGTCGATGCTATTGGCGACGGCTTCAAGAAGAACGCGGGCTCCAAGCTGCCGGAGCTCCAGCCCAAGCTGGACACCTTCAACGCGGCCATCCCGGACGTGAAGAAGGGTGACGAGCTCATCCTCACGTACATCCCCGGCCAGGGCACGCAGGTGTCCAGCAAGACGGGCAAGGAGATCTCCGTCGAGGGCAAGGACTTCTCCGACGCGCTCTTCTCCGTCTTCGTGGGCAAGAGCCCGGTGGATGGCAGCCTGCGTGACGGGATGCTCGGCAAGGACTGA
- a CDS encoding GlsB/YeaQ/YmgE family stress response membrane protein, with product MGICTWLVLGGIAGWLASIIKGTNARMGMFANIATGIVGAMIGGWVFSLMGGTGVTGFNLWSLLVATVGSVILITIVQAIRK from the coding sequence ATGGGAATCTGTACGTGGTTGGTGCTGGGTGGCATCGCGGGCTGGCTGGCCAGCATCATCAAGGGCACCAACGCCCGCATGGGCATGTTCGCCAACATCGCCACCGGCATCGTCGGGGCCATGATTGGCGGCTGGGTTTTCAGTCTGATGGGCGGCACCGGGGTGACGGGCTTCAACCTCTGGTCACTGCTGGTGGCGACGGTGGGCTCCGTCATCCTCATCACCATCGTCCAAGCCATCCGGAAATGA
- a CDS encoding PKD domain-containing protein gives MASQGPPRLRLVLVPLVAATLWGCEPAPRPPPTTHNTPPRLEVSPTLDIIPLRVGQAVEFAATVEDAEEGAALGANVLWVSSVEGQRARGARATLAFHEPGAQRLTASVVDAGGLAASASLHLNVLARGAPVATVLRPAPGSTFNLGEELGLECMALTERGVRLQGRAVQWTSALSGPLPAGDVVRATLSVAGEDTLRCTAVDSATKVSATADVRVTVRATRAPSVRILRPEPTEIFVKQGEAPPHGASVRFAATAQDFHAEGGAGNLDDAVEWSLAPSGHPLGRGPALTHAFTTPGVYTVRARVVDGRGNTASDSVRVRLVTNLPPRCELELPTTENPRVLVGVPSQLRARCVDPETEQPAEPIWTTSAEPTPLGTGEAVSAVLSVAGAQVLAACAVDPEDTALRGCVERPVRAIINTPPTGCAIQAPLPNAVVNAGVPLALTGLASDAEDARTGLRYTWVSSRDGALAQGPSTHTVRLSTPGPHVLTLTATDPWGLACAAAVAVTVNGAPDVRVESVMQGLLDCGRGPCQEGQPVVLTGFARPAVPQGHIAELAWLDNLAGSLVAVALPLPTATLAFPLAGRHTTVLAATDQDGPVSRAATSFTVLPLGRARLMEDVPDAQRPVVALALTPDGLRYADGTSPRVYAERASTTVLDVNAPALSLHAFQGGNVLFVGTDGGGVLRCVQRTCTRHTGAMLGATGAAVTAVAAWESPDVLLLGTRRGLVLTRASDPASGGRAGTVGGRRLLEGREVRQLAISPDSSPERVTAWAATSGGLAEITFWADDDFEPGLAEVSVRLHAPPAIPDDDVLSVAVGPEGQVFAGTRKGFSALGQPGPALRDAPWRLQDEEIRTLLFERQAVDARTRDILWAGTKNGLVRYDVSADIATHFGTEEGLPDPDVSALMVAPGGPRYVGTARGLVTYPWH, from the coding sequence GTGGCGAGCCAAGGCCCCCCTCGGCTCCGCCTCGTGCTGGTCCCGCTGGTCGCCGCCACGTTGTGGGGCTGTGAGCCAGCCCCCCGCCCTCCGCCAACGACTCACAACACGCCTCCCCGGCTCGAAGTCAGCCCCACCCTGGACATCATCCCGCTGCGCGTGGGCCAGGCCGTGGAGTTCGCGGCCACCGTCGAGGATGCGGAGGAAGGCGCGGCGTTGGGCGCCAACGTGCTGTGGGTGTCCTCCGTCGAAGGGCAACGGGCCCGCGGCGCGCGCGCCACGCTCGCCTTCCACGAACCCGGAGCGCAGCGGCTGACCGCCTCGGTGGTGGACGCCGGTGGACTGGCCGCGAGCGCGTCACTCCACCTGAACGTCCTCGCGCGGGGTGCTCCCGTGGCCACCGTGCTGCGCCCCGCGCCGGGCAGCACCTTCAACCTCGGCGAGGAGCTGGGCCTGGAGTGCATGGCGTTGACGGAGCGTGGCGTGCGGCTCCAGGGGCGCGCGGTGCAGTGGACGTCCGCGCTGTCCGGGCCGCTGCCTGCCGGCGACGTGGTTCGGGCGACCTTGTCCGTGGCCGGCGAGGACACCCTCCGCTGCACCGCGGTGGACTCCGCCACGAAGGTCTCCGCCACCGCCGACGTGCGCGTCACCGTCCGCGCCACGCGGGCCCCCAGCGTGCGCATCCTCCGGCCCGAGCCCACGGAGATCTTCGTGAAGCAAGGCGAGGCCCCGCCCCACGGCGCCTCCGTCCGCTTCGCGGCCACCGCCCAGGACTTCCACGCCGAGGGAGGCGCGGGCAACCTCGACGACGCGGTGGAGTGGAGCCTGGCCCCCTCGGGGCATCCGCTGGGCCGAGGCCCGGCCCTGACCCACGCCTTCACCACGCCCGGCGTCTACACGGTGAGGGCGCGGGTGGTGGATGGGCGCGGCAACACCGCCTCGGACAGCGTGCGGGTGCGGCTGGTCACCAACCTTCCGCCCCGGTGCGAGCTGGAGCTCCCCACGACCGAGAATCCACGCGTGCTCGTGGGCGTCCCCAGCCAGCTGCGGGCCCGCTGCGTGGACCCGGAGACGGAGCAACCGGCGGAGCCCATCTGGACTACCAGCGCCGAGCCCACGCCCCTGGGCACGGGTGAAGCCGTCAGCGCCGTGCTGTCCGTGGCCGGTGCGCAGGTGTTGGCCGCGTGCGCCGTGGACCCAGAGGACACCGCGTTGCGCGGCTGCGTGGAACGACCGGTGCGCGCCATCATCAACACGCCGCCCACGGGCTGCGCCATCCAGGCACCGCTTCCGAACGCGGTGGTGAACGCGGGTGTGCCGCTGGCGCTCACGGGTTTGGCGTCGGACGCGGAGGATGCGCGGACGGGCCTGCGCTACACGTGGGTGTCCTCGCGGGACGGCGCACTGGCCCAGGGTCCGAGCACGCACACCGTCCGCCTGTCCACGCCCGGCCCCCACGTGCTGACGCTCACCGCGACGGACCCGTGGGGACTGGCCTGCGCGGCGGCCGTGGCAGTCACCGTGAACGGCGCGCCCGACGTGCGGGTGGAGAGCGTGATGCAAGGACTGCTGGATTGCGGCAGAGGCCCATGCCAGGAGGGGCAACCCGTGGTCCTCACCGGCTTCGCGAGGCCCGCGGTCCCCCAGGGCCACATCGCGGAGCTGGCGTGGCTGGACAACCTGGCGGGGAGCCTCGTGGCGGTCGCGCTGCCGCTGCCCACCGCCACCCTCGCCTTCCCCCTCGCCGGTCGCCATACGACGGTGCTGGCCGCCACCGACCAGGACGGCCCCGTGAGCCGCGCGGCGACGTCCTTCACGGTGCTGCCGCTGGGACGCGCGCGGTTGATGGAGGACGTCCCGGACGCGCAGCGGCCCGTGGTGGCCCTGGCGCTCACCCCGGACGGGCTCCGCTACGCGGATGGCACTTCTCCCCGGGTGTATGCGGAGCGCGCGTCCACGACGGTGCTGGACGTGAACGCCCCGGCCCTGTCGCTCCATGCGTTTCAAGGTGGCAACGTGCTCTTCGTGGGCACTGACGGCGGCGGCGTGCTCCGGTGCGTCCAGCGCACCTGCACCCGGCACACGGGCGCCATGCTGGGGGCCACGGGCGCGGCGGTGACCGCGGTGGCCGCATGGGAATCCCCGGACGTGCTGCTGCTGGGCACCCGCCGGGGCCTGGTCCTCACACGCGCGAGCGACCCCGCCTCCGGAGGACGCGCGGGCACCGTGGGAGGCCGCCGCCTGCTGGAGGGACGCGAGGTGCGCCAGCTCGCCATCTCCCCGGACTCCAGCCCGGAACGCGTGACGGCCTGGGCGGCCACGTCGGGCGGCCTCGCGGAAATCACCTTCTGGGCGGACGACGACTTCGAGCCCGGGCTCGCCGAAGTCTCGGTGCGGCTTCACGCTCCGCCGGCCATCCCCGATGACGACGTCCTCTCCGTGGCCGTGGGGCCGGAGGGCCAGGTGTTCGCCGGCACGAGGAAGGGCTTCAGCGCGCTGGGACAACCCGGTCCCGCGCTGCGCGACGCGCCCTGGAGACTGCAGGACGAGGAGATTCGCACGCTCCTCTTCGAACGGCAGGCCGTGGACGCGCGCACCCGGGACATCCTCTGGGCCGGCACGAAGAACGGGCTGGTGCGTTATGACGTGTCAGCAGACATCGCCACCCACTTCGGAACGGAAGAGGGCTTGCCGGACCCGGACGTGAGCGCCCTGATGGTGGCTCCGGGAGGACCGCGCTACGTGGGCACGGCGCGGGGCCTGGTGACGTACCCCTGGCACTGA
- the serC gene encoding 3-phosphoserine/phosphohydroxythreonine transaminase has product MRVINFNAGPAGLPLPALERARDELIDFQGSGMSVMEHSHRGRDYEGVHDEAISLLTRLLGIPDTHQVLFLTGGASQQFAQVPMNFLRPGASADYLMTGVWSEKAFDEAKYYGAPRVAVSTARPDKRYTRVPRQDELRLESNAAYVHLTSNNTIFGTQWHTFPDVGNVPLVADMSSDFLWKGFDVSRFSLIYAGAQKNLGPSGVTLVVADKAFIARGRTDIPKIFRYTTHAENNSLYNTPPTLAIYLVRNVLAWIQSVGGLAQLEQWNREKAALLYGAVDRNPEFYRAPVERESRSVMNAVFQLPTEALDAAFVADAKQQGMVGLKGHRTAGGIRVSMYNAVSVENVRTLAAFMDHFVKTRG; this is encoded by the coding sequence ATGCGCGTCATCAACTTCAATGCCGGCCCGGCCGGATTGCCACTACCGGCCCTCGAGCGGGCTCGGGACGAACTGATTGACTTCCAGGGCTCCGGCATGTCGGTGATGGAGCACAGCCACCGGGGGCGGGACTACGAGGGGGTCCACGACGAAGCCATCTCCCTGTTGACCCGGCTGCTGGGGATTCCCGACACCCACCAGGTCCTGTTCCTCACCGGCGGCGCCTCCCAGCAGTTCGCCCAGGTGCCGATGAACTTCCTGCGGCCCGGCGCCAGCGCGGACTACCTCATGACGGGCGTGTGGAGCGAGAAGGCCTTCGACGAGGCGAAGTACTACGGCGCGCCGCGCGTCGCGGTGAGCACGGCGCGGCCGGACAAGCGCTACACGCGGGTGCCCCGCCAGGATGAGCTGCGCCTCGAATCGAACGCGGCGTATGTCCACCTGACGAGCAACAACACCATCTTCGGCACCCAGTGGCACACCTTCCCGGACGTGGGGAACGTGCCGTTGGTGGCGGACATGAGTTCGGACTTCCTGTGGAAGGGCTTCGATGTCAGCCGCTTCAGCCTCATCTACGCGGGCGCGCAGAAGAACCTGGGGCCCTCCGGCGTGACGCTGGTGGTGGCTGACAAGGCGTTCATCGCGCGGGGCCGGACGGACATTCCGAAGATCTTCCGCTACACCACCCACGCGGAGAACAACTCGCTCTACAACACGCCGCCTACCCTGGCCATCTACCTGGTGCGCAACGTCCTGGCCTGGATTCAGTCGGTGGGAGGGCTCGCGCAGTTGGAGCAGTGGAACCGGGAGAAAGCGGCGTTGCTCTACGGGGCCGTGGACCGGAACCCGGAGTTCTACCGCGCGCCGGTGGAGCGCGAGTCCCGTTCAGTGATGAACGCTGTCTTCCAGTTGCCCACCGAAGCGTTGGATGCGGCCTTCGTCGCTGACGCGAAGCAGCAAGGAATGGTGGGCCTCAAGGGGCACCGGACGGCCGGAGGAATCCGCGTTTCGATGTACAACGCGGTGAGCGTGGAGAATGTGCGCACACTGGCCGCCTTCATGGACCACTTCGTGAAGACGCGCGGGTAG
- a CDS encoding PA0069 family radical SAM protein: MKARPIDNPPNPWASTAVEYLDEIPPSKLEVFEDHSRQVLSHNDSPDVGFSWSVNPYRGCLHACAYCYARPTHQYLDMGAGTDFETKLVVKPRAPELLREAFEKPSWKGETVVFSGVTDCYQPLEASLRLTRGCLEVCAEYRNPVGIITKGVLVERDLDVLQRLARDARLWVSISLPFHNAELARAMEPYAASPMRRLLTIRRLTEAGIDVAVSVAPIIPGLNDEDIHRVLAAAREAGATRAHHILVRLPGPVKDVFAERLRAKLPLRAERVLHRIRETRGGALNDSRFKHRMRGDGLYAETIHRLFHTAARKVGIRASYITEDAPDTFRRPERKPPPTPQLSLF; the protein is encoded by the coding sequence ATGAAGGCGCGTCCCATCGACAATCCGCCCAACCCCTGGGCGAGCACCGCGGTGGAGTACCTGGACGAAATCCCGCCGTCCAAGCTGGAGGTCTTCGAGGACCACAGCCGGCAGGTGCTGTCGCACAACGACAGCCCGGACGTGGGGTTCAGCTGGAGCGTCAACCCGTACCGGGGCTGCCTCCACGCCTGCGCGTACTGCTACGCGCGGCCCACGCACCAGTACCTGGACATGGGCGCGGGCACCGACTTCGAGACGAAGCTGGTGGTGAAGCCCCGGGCGCCGGAGCTGCTCCGCGAGGCCTTCGAGAAACCCTCCTGGAAGGGTGAAACCGTCGTCTTCAGCGGCGTCACCGACTGCTACCAGCCGCTGGAGGCCTCCTTGCGGCTGACGCGAGGCTGCCTGGAAGTCTGCGCCGAGTACCGCAACCCGGTGGGCATCATCACCAAGGGCGTGCTCGTCGAACGGGACCTGGACGTCCTCCAACGGCTGGCCCGAGACGCGCGCCTGTGGGTCAGCATCAGCCTCCCCTTCCACAACGCGGAGCTGGCCCGGGCCATGGAGCCCTATGCCGCCTCCCCCATGCGCCGGCTGCTGACCATCCGCCGGCTCACCGAGGCGGGCATCGACGTGGCGGTGTCGGTGGCACCCATCATCCCGGGCCTCAATGACGAGGACATCCACCGCGTGCTGGCCGCGGCACGTGAAGCTGGCGCCACCCGCGCGCACCACATCCTGGTGCGGCTGCCCGGCCCGGTGAAGGACGTCTTCGCGGAACGGCTGCGCGCGAAGCTGCCCCTGCGCGCGGAACGGGTGCTCCACCGCATCCGGGAAACCCGCGGCGGGGCGCTCAACGACAGCCGCTTCAAGCACCGCATGCGCGGTGACGGCCTCTACGCGGAGACCATCCACCGCCTCTTCCACACGGCGGCGCGCAAGGTGGGCATCCGCGCCTCCTACATCACCGAGGACGCCCCGGACACCTTCCGGCGCCCGGAGCGCAAGCCGCCGCCCACGCCGCAGCTCAGCCTCTTCTGA
- a CDS encoding EGF domain-containing protein, whose product MAPDPYANLVVQSGVIAVINPGNAVGAPDGNVASFLSLLGGSLLLDMGAGEAGTGPLRIYYRGLSLSVIAQVDFLREDMSLISTGQATLLDLGLGTHSALVPFSSATPYRYVRLRGGLAALYSVDAVEDMGFGGGSFCGNGQVDTEEQCDDGNLVSGDGCGASCQVEPGYSCSDTQPSVCTDVNECANGTSQCSVNATCTNTPGSYSCTCRPGYSGNGWTCGDIDECANGTAVCQVGELCVNTPGAYTCVAGACQSPTVQCGSQCVDVSSDASNCGACGNVCDAGQTCSASACVADGIKLQIATSWARVGDGDLVVRTPSGKLIHGGNRGPGVETDYGTLDRIASAGWGPERVIWNAGAPPPAGQYDVCFKAAGFSPPPSAENPVSYTVTVRRLGQPDLIVWSVATSADLGAECSPDHPAYVVSFTYPGGP is encoded by the coding sequence TTGGCGCCTGACCCATACGCCAACCTGGTCGTCCAGAGTGGTGTCATCGCCGTCATCAATCCGGGAAACGCGGTGGGTGCGCCTGATGGGAATGTCGCGAGCTTCTTGAGCCTCCTGGGGGGCTCGCTGCTGCTGGACATGGGCGCGGGGGAGGCGGGCACGGGCCCCCTGCGCATCTACTACCGGGGGCTGTCGCTGTCGGTGATTGCCCAGGTGGACTTCCTTCGGGAGGACATGAGCCTCATCAGCACGGGGCAGGCGACCCTCCTGGACCTGGGCCTCGGGACGCACTCCGCGCTGGTGCCTTTCAGCAGCGCGACGCCCTACCGGTACGTGCGGCTGCGCGGTGGGCTGGCCGCGCTGTACAGCGTGGATGCCGTGGAGGACATGGGCTTTGGAGGGGGTTCCTTCTGCGGCAATGGCCAGGTGGATACGGAGGAGCAGTGTGATGATGGCAACCTGGTATCGGGAGATGGCTGCGGCGCCAGCTGCCAGGTGGAGCCGGGCTACTCCTGCTCCGACACGCAGCCCAGTGTCTGCACTGACGTCAACGAATGTGCGAATGGCACCTCCCAGTGCTCGGTGAATGCAACCTGTACGAACACGCCGGGGAGCTACAGTTGCACGTGCAGGCCGGGCTACTCGGGCAATGGCTGGACGTGCGGCGACATCGACGAGTGCGCGAATGGGACGGCCGTGTGCCAGGTGGGCGAGCTGTGTGTGAACACGCCCGGTGCCTACACCTGCGTGGCCGGTGCCTGCCAGTCGCCCACGGTGCAGTGCGGCTCGCAGTGTGTGGATGTGTCGTCGGATGCGTCCAACTGCGGCGCCTGTGGAAATGTTTGTGACGCTGGGCAGACCTGCTCGGCGAGCGCTTGTGTGGCGGATGGCATCAAGCTGCAAATCGCCACGTCGTGGGCGCGCGTGGGCGATGGGGACCTCGTCGTCCGGACTCCCTCGGGGAAGCTCATCCACGGCGGCAACCGGGGGCCCGGCGTTGAAACGGACTATGGGACGCTGGACCGGATTGCGTCAGCCGGGTGGGGGCCGGAGCGGGTCATCTGGAACGCCGGTGCACCCCCGCCGGCTGGTCAGTACGACGTCTGTTTCAAGGCGGCGGGTTTCTCTCCGCCGCCCAGCGCGGAGAATCCCGTCTCGTACACCGTCACGGTGAGGCGGCTCGGGCAGCCGGACCTGATTGTCTGGAGCGTCGCCACCAGCGCCGACCTGGGTGCCGAGTGCTCCCCGGACCATCCGGCGTACGTCGTGTCCTTCACGTACCCCGGTGGTCCGTAG
- a CDS encoding caspase family protein — protein sequence MRRLLPILLACLAACATPSSSGEKGGLVPLKLDEASLSSAYKPRRMALLVGIASFDDPRWKGLRYTVKDAHDLGAALKDPARGGFDQVRMLTRREETTREAILAALRQLKKEASRPDDVVVVYFSAHGTLARDAKGELRRYLVTRDAAYRDIPQTALSMDTLKEEFDGLASRRRMLVLATCHSGSGKSLLPKELKAELEGIKSGFYARPLEESSRASMVFAACDWGETAREDESLRNDIYTHFLIDGLSGAADRNGDGAVTATEAHDHARRRTFAFTEGRQRPSAEIMEVGADPVVLSGSITRTGRPELFSYNPRLDGFTLKVDGEERTDLPGGAAVAPGKRTVELTKGDAVLMRRDVEVGQGDRLPLERLMAEAFPRRSLSLLGGMFSFADARSRAELLPMSPEVALSLRLEDQPLQDFGLLFDVAFSTGDRALQLTPGSEVPFRYTTLSAGVALPYLWRWERLTLFAGPRVAGLHLRRSFDIEAAVNGQRFFTVSPGVVGGIVWRVGERLELMTQAQFMLTYVVVDGQGQAVGFTGGWAGAGYRF from the coding sequence GTGAGGCGACTCCTTCCCATCCTGCTGGCCTGCCTGGCCGCGTGCGCGACGCCCTCCTCCTCCGGGGAGAAGGGCGGACTGGTCCCGCTGAAGCTCGATGAGGCGTCGCTGTCCAGCGCCTACAAGCCGCGCCGGATGGCCCTGCTGGTGGGCATCGCCTCGTTCGACGACCCGCGCTGGAAGGGGCTGCGCTACACCGTCAAGGACGCCCATGACCTGGGCGCCGCGCTGAAGGACCCCGCGCGCGGCGGGTTCGACCAGGTGCGCATGCTCACCCGCCGCGAGGAGACGACGCGCGAGGCCATCCTCGCGGCGCTCCGGCAGCTCAAGAAAGAGGCGAGCCGGCCCGACGACGTGGTGGTCGTCTACTTCTCCGCGCACGGTACGCTGGCGCGCGACGCGAAGGGCGAGCTGCGGCGCTACCTGGTCACCCGCGACGCGGCCTACCGGGACATCCCCCAGACGGCGCTGAGCATGGACACGCTGAAGGAGGAGTTCGACGGGCTCGCCAGCCGGCGCCGCATGCTGGTGCTGGCCACCTGCCACAGCGGCAGCGGCAAGTCCTTGCTGCCCAAGGAATTGAAGGCGGAGCTGGAGGGCATCAAGTCCGGCTTCTACGCCCGGCCGCTGGAGGAGTCGTCGCGCGCGTCCATGGTCTTCGCCGCCTGCGACTGGGGCGAGACGGCGCGCGAGGACGAGAGCCTGCGCAACGACATCTACACCCACTTCCTCATCGACGGCTTGAGCGGCGCGGCGGACCGCAATGGTGATGGCGCCGTCACTGCCACCGAGGCCCATGACCACGCACGCCGCCGCACCTTCGCCTTCACCGAGGGGCGGCAGCGGCCGTCGGCGGAAATCATGGAAGTGGGCGCGGACCCCGTGGTGCTCTCCGGCAGCATCACCCGGACGGGCCGCCCCGAGCTGTTCTCCTACAACCCGCGCCTGGATGGCTTCACGCTCAAGGTGGACGGCGAGGAGCGCACGGACCTGCCCGGCGGCGCGGCGGTGGCGCCCGGCAAGCGGACGGTGGAGCTGACCAAGGGCGACGCCGTCCTCATGCGCCGCGACGTGGAGGTGGGCCAGGGGGACCGGCTCCCCCTGGAGCGACTGATGGCGGAGGCCTTCCCGCGGCGCTCGCTGTCGCTGCTGGGCGGCATGTTCAGCTTCGCGGATGCCCGCAGCCGCGCGGAGCTGCTGCCCATGTCCCCCGAAGTCGCCCTGTCATTGCGGCTGGAGGACCAGCCGCTTCAGGACTTCGGACTGCTCTTCGACGTGGCCTTCAGCACCGGCGACCGGGCCCTTCAGCTGACGCCGGGCAGCGAGGTGCCCTTCCGCTACACCACCCTCTCCGCGGGAGTGGCCCTTCCCTACCTGTGGCGCTGGGAGCGGCTGACGTTGTTCGCGGGGCCGCGTGTGGCCGGCCTGCACCTCAGGCGGTCCTTTGACATAGAGGCCGCCGTCAACGGGCAGCGGTTCTTTACCGTCAGCCCCGGCGTGGTGGGCGGCATCGTGTGGCGGGTGGGTGAGCGGCTGGAGCTGATGACACAGGCCCAGTTCATGCTGACGTATGTCGTTGTGGATGGGCAGGGGCAGGCCGTGGGTTTCACGGGTGGCTGGGCCGGCGCGGGATATCGATTCTGA